In a genomic window of Nostoc sp. UHCC 0870:
- a CDS encoding VanZ family protein produces the protein MNHQQKYLQQYNWLMCSISILAVLLATLYPFDFSGVDNFSLTELILSFNNSSSFQDQVNNILLFMPLGFSLARLLQNLKTKSLLQVLFVILASFSLSLTVEVLQIFLPSRMPTPADLLNNSLGGFFGFICFYLWNRKSFNMTVERIKTSRVSQSNQQILGFFGGYLFVTLLISLLWQSTTNLSNWDVNYPLVIGNERTGDKPWEGYIAEIHIADQALSRNQIGQVLTNTNYFDHIGDSLLAHYQFTGKCCNQDQTGQLPKLIWQGDSINQDESQGVFLSNNHWLKTSAPVTELSKKISQTSEVTISAIVATAHTEQDGPARIISISDNSFQRNLTVGQEGNSLDFRIRTPITGENGSELNLNIPNVFVDSKPHHLVITYARGTIQVYIDNLQNVHSFNLLELIPKQQRIFYYALTFIPLGIGLTILTFLTQRRFIFSKVVYSGILFPSLILEVVLVSESGKHFSIKNLLMGITFTAGTMLFLKARASQVKLKN, from the coding sequence ATGAATCATCAGCAGAAATATTTACAACAATATAATTGGCTAATGTGCAGTATTAGTATTTTAGCTGTATTGCTAGCTACACTTTATCCATTTGATTTTTCAGGTGTAGATAATTTTTCGTTAACTGAACTTATTCTCAGTTTTAATAACTCTAGCTCTTTTCAAGATCAGGTAAATAATATTTTGTTATTTATGCCTTTAGGTTTTAGTTTAGCCAGGCTATTACAAAATCTGAAAACGAAAAGTCTATTACAAGTTTTATTCGTTATATTAGCAAGTTTTAGTTTGTCATTGACAGTAGAGGTATTACAAATCTTTTTACCTTCTAGAATGCCGACACCTGCGGATTTGCTCAATAATAGCCTAGGAGGATTTTTTGGTTTTATTTGCTTTTACTTGTGGAATAGAAAAAGTTTTAATATGACCGTGGAGAGAATAAAAACTAGTCGAGTTAGTCAATCTAATCAGCAAATATTAGGATTTTTTGGAGGATATCTCTTTGTAACTTTGTTGATTTCACTATTATGGCAAAGCACCACTAATTTAAGTAATTGGGATGTTAATTATCCACTAGTAATTGGTAATGAAAGAACTGGTGATAAACCGTGGGAAGGATATATAGCTGAAATTCATATTGCTGATCAAGCTCTATCAAGGAATCAAATAGGACAGGTTTTAACAAACACCAATTATTTTGATCATATTGGCGATTCCTTATTAGCTCACTATCAATTCACTGGGAAATGTTGTAATCAAGACCAAACGGGACAACTACCTAAATTAATTTGGCAAGGTGACTCTATAAATCAAGATGAAAGTCAAGGTGTATTTTTGAGCAACAATCATTGGCTAAAAACATCTGCACCTGTTACAGAACTAAGCAAAAAAATCAGTCAAACCTCAGAGGTGACTATTAGTGCTATTGTGGCGACAGCGCATACAGAACAGGATGGTCCAGCCAGAATTATTTCTATTTCTGATAATTCCTTCCAACGTAATTTAACTGTAGGACAAGAGGGTAATAGCCTAGATTTTCGGATAAGAACACCCATTACTGGAGAGAATGGGTCAGAGCTAAACTTGAATATACCTAATGTTTTTGTGGACAGCAAACCACATCATCTAGTTATTACTTATGCTAGAGGAACTATTCAAGTTTATATAGATAACCTACAGAATGTTCACTCTTTTAACTTACTAGAGTTAATTCCCAAACAACAAAGAATTTTCTACTATGCACTAACTTTTATACCCCTAGGGATCGGCTTAACTATCCTCACTTTCTTAACACAAAGAAGATTCATCTTTTCTAAAGTTGTTTATAGTGGAATATTATTCCCTTCTTTAATCCTAGAAGTTGTTTTAGTCAGTGAAAGTGGTAAACATTTTAGTATTAAAAACTTGTTAATGGGAATAACATTTACAGCAGGAACGATGCTGTTCTTGAAAGCAAGAGCCTCTCAAGTAAAATTGAAAAACTAA
- the ylqF gene encoding ribosome biogenesis GTPase YlqF, whose protein sequence is MGLTNNYKLNLIQWYPGHIAKAEKNLKEHLSRVDVVFEVRDARIPLATHHPQIDEWVGNKARVLVLNRLDMIPPQVRSLWINYFKNRGEEPYCTNAQHGQGVTGVAKAAQVAGVELNQRRRDRGMLPRPVRAVVIGFPNVGKSALINRLLGKRVVESAARPGVTRQLRWVRISDQLELLDAPGVIPLKMGNQEAAIKLAICDDIGQAAYDNQLVAAAFVDLLNSLAEQAGELLPRSPLYSRYELDPIPHTGEAYLHALAEYRHKGDVERTARELLTDYRKGLLGTLPLELPPNLYSVS, encoded by the coding sequence ATGGGCTTAACAAATAACTATAAATTAAATTTGATCCAGTGGTATCCGGGTCATATTGCCAAGGCGGAAAAGAATCTCAAAGAACACCTATCGCGGGTAGATGTGGTCTTTGAGGTACGAGACGCAAGGATTCCTTTGGCGACACACCACCCCCAAATTGATGAGTGGGTGGGAAACAAGGCGCGAGTTTTGGTGTTGAATCGCTTGGATATGATACCGCCCCAAGTGCGATCGCTGTGGATAAATTACTTTAAAAATCGGGGAGAAGAACCCTATTGTACCAATGCTCAACACGGTCAAGGTGTGACTGGAGTTGCTAAAGCTGCCCAAGTAGCAGGGGTAGAACTCAACCAAAGAAGACGCGATCGCGGAATGTTACCCCGTCCTGTGCGCGCTGTGGTGATTGGTTTTCCTAATGTTGGTAAGTCAGCTTTAATCAACCGTTTATTAGGAAAGCGCGTTGTCGAAAGCGCGGCTCGTCCTGGGGTGACGCGTCAACTACGCTGGGTGCGAATTTCCGATCAGTTGGAATTATTAGATGCACCTGGAGTCATCCCTCTGAAGATGGGTAATCAAGAAGCAGCCATAAAATTGGCAATTTGCGATGATATTGGTCAAGCCGCTTACGATAATCAGCTAGTAGCCGCAGCATTCGTAGATTTACTAAATTCCTTAGCAGAGCAAGCGGGTGAATTATTACCAAGATCACCCTTGTACTCTCGTTACGAACTCGACCCCATCCCCCACACAGGAGAAGCTTACTTACACGCCTTAGCCGAATATCGTCATAAAGGTGATGTAGAAAGAACTGCTAGGGAACTTTTAACAGATTATCGCAAGGGTTTACTAGGAACACTACCTTTGGAATTACCGCCCAACCTATATAGCGTTTCTTAA
- a CDS encoding dynamin family protein, whose translation MELEKIGRFKEYGELILEKIDSVPQNPSKQEDWIPTSLDECILRLREAAEKTVGLATSPVKIGVMGEFSSGKTLLLGSLIGYGDALPISENPTTGNVTAIHIIPQAGFSTTQVGNFTVEYLSREGVNECLRFMLGEANRRTTAAGLPPIPPAKLNSGKDILSWCEETWNISNNLELRYLLRELVVFLRAYSSYEALCGRRYEIDAATARDGLQLAEQPMAIQTLSFEELPPAHIRLPSPPQNLPTKLLQNSFPLIRRIDIEVRISQEIWDVTGADKFILLDFPGLGAANSGARDTFLSLRELAEVQTILVLLNGKSPGSDRANKIFTMMQQQRPGQDLKDLILVGVGRFDQLPLESEGGERELDSLINDSQTPHLTADMVLQKLKVLQTTIDGASAFTINKDRIVLLSPLLGLAELAKRSSSVKAGSTEFLANLDYPEYLERSKRLQQKWRRLSDRLLESDARHHLGRKLGYFAQDGGIAKLRELIQNHVANHGLKQLYEDTRRAAENLQLQQENLKGIIAEIHAQGIPIGDSQALVDFRNAIENLDKTYRNFQKDLGTQPLKDRRGTVVSDVVKDELTFRVISWSQWTLLFNKVNNGMITLTESKGAAGKLFDRGNRTNNSIPTKSDDFYPAFAKTVQEVEEFARDRIRQAVVDLLSKLSHQIAPERDRLLAILTPEMEQEIEAKFGTEEADLFYQLLLGCDPNKWQDVILEEINQQDKSLIPEVMFPLARQDEKHNIGQIFDWSPEKNQGLPRSANHQLFVLRLRDEITASASLHLVQYVSEVNQQVNAELEGILDQIIPTLQNISKKDSLLRFIAAGDTQSGVAVPTWLQNLTEIANISDSLMANQ comes from the coding sequence ATGGAACTAGAAAAAATAGGACGTTTTAAAGAGTACGGCGAACTTATACTTGAAAAAATTGATTCTGTTCCTCAAAATCCTTCTAAACAAGAAGATTGGATTCCTACTAGCTTAGATGAATGTATTTTACGTCTCCGGGAAGCTGCGGAGAAAACTGTAGGTCTTGCTACTTCGCCTGTAAAAATTGGCGTGATGGGAGAGTTTAGTAGTGGCAAAACTTTACTTTTAGGCAGCTTAATTGGCTATGGCGATGCTTTACCCATTAGTGAGAATCCCACTACAGGTAACGTCACCGCTATTCATATCATCCCCCAAGCGGGCTTCTCAACAACACAGGTGGGTAACTTTACTGTGGAATATTTGAGTCGGGAAGGGGTGAATGAGTGCTTGCGCTTCATGCTGGGGGAGGCTAACCGCCGCACAACAGCAGCCGGACTTCCCCCCATACCACCGGCTAAACTCAACTCTGGGAAAGACATTCTTAGCTGGTGTGAGGAAACTTGGAATATCAGCAATAATTTGGAATTACGTTACCTGCTGCGGGAGTTGGTGGTTTTTCTCCGCGCCTACAGTTCCTATGAGGCGTTGTGTGGTAGACGCTACGAAATTGATGCAGCTACGGCACGGGATGGGTTACAGTTAGCAGAACAGCCAATGGCTATCCAAACTCTTAGCTTTGAAGAGTTACCGCCAGCGCATATTCGTTTACCGAGTCCACCGCAAAACTTACCCACCAAGTTATTACAAAATAGTTTTCCCTTAATTCGGCGTATTGATATTGAAGTGAGAATTTCCCAAGAAATTTGGGATGTTACAGGTGCTGATAAATTTATTCTGTTAGATTTTCCGGGTTTGGGTGCGGCGAATTCTGGCGCGAGGGATACCTTTTTATCACTGCGAGAATTGGCGGAAGTGCAGACAATTTTGGTACTCCTGAATGGTAAATCACCGGGGAGTGATCGCGCGAATAAAATTTTTACGATGATGCAACAACAGCGTCCTGGACAAGACCTCAAGGATTTAATTCTGGTGGGGGTGGGACGTTTTGACCAGTTACCTTTAGAAAGTGAAGGCGGTGAACGGGAATTAGACTCACTAATTAATGACAGCCAAACCCCCCACCTCACAGCCGATATGGTGTTGCAAAAACTCAAAGTTTTGCAAACCACTATTGACGGCGCGAGTGCTTTTACCATCAACAAAGACCGCATCGTTTTGCTATCCCCCCTATTGGGACTTGCGGAGTTAGCCAAGCGTTCTAGTAGTGTGAAAGCAGGTTCAACAGAGTTTTTGGCAAACTTAGATTATCCTGAATATCTGGAGAGATCGAAGCGACTGCAACAAAAATGGCGGCGGTTGAGCGATCGCCTGTTAGAATCAGATGCACGTCACCATTTAGGGCGTAAGTTGGGTTACTTTGCTCAAGATGGGGGTATCGCCAAGCTGCGGGAATTAATTCAAAATCACGTTGCGAATCATGGACTGAAGCAACTGTATGAAGATACCCGTCGCGCGGCTGAGAATTTACAATTACAACAAGAGAACCTCAAAGGTATTATTGCCGAAATTCACGCCCAAGGTATTCCTATTGGTGACTCTCAGGCTTTAGTTGATTTTAGAAATGCGATTGAAAATTTAGATAAAACCTATCGTAATTTCCAGAAAGATTTAGGTACACAACCACTCAAAGACCGTCGGGGAACAGTGGTTAGTGATGTAGTCAAAGACGAACTGACTTTTAGAGTTATTAGTTGGAGTCAGTGGACTTTATTATTTAACAAAGTCAACAATGGCATGATTACATTAACAGAATCTAAGGGTGCAGCAGGTAAATTATTTGACCGAGGTAATAGAACAAATAATAGCATCCCGACCAAAAGCGATGACTTTTATCCAGCCTTTGCGAAGACTGTGCAAGAAGTTGAAGAATTTGCCCGCGATCGCATCCGTCAGGCTGTAGTAGACTTACTCAGTAAATTATCTCACCAAATTGCCCCAGAGCGCGATCGCCTCTTGGCAATTTTGACACCAGAAATGGAACAAGAAATTGAAGCGAAATTTGGGACAGAAGAAGCTGATTTATTTTACCAATTACTGTTAGGATGCGACCCCAATAAATGGCAAGACGTAATTTTAGAGGAGATTAATCAACAAGATAAATCTCTCATTCCTGAAGTTATGTTTCCTCTGGCGCGTCAGGATGAAAAACACAATATTGGTCAAATCTTTGATTGGTCGCCAGAAAAAAATCAAGGTCTACCTAGGTCAGCTAATCACCAGTTATTTGTATTAAGATTGCGTGATGAAATTACAGCGAGTGCTAGCTTACATCTTGTACAGTATGTCAGCGAAGTTAATCAACAAGTTAATGCTGAATTAGAGGGGATTTTGGATCAAATTATTCCCACTTTGCAAAACATCTCCAAAAAAGATAGCTTGCTAAGATTTATCGCGGCTGGTGACACCCAATCAGGTGTAGCAGTCCCTACTTGGCTACAGAATCTCACAGAAATTGCTAACATTTCTGATTCCCTAATGGCTAATCAGTAA
- a CDS encoding VOC family protein yields MSFSYQDALLTIATLNLDKLANFYTNLLTQKPITFIPNVYAEFQLTGIRVGIFQPKKTHESEFQHSATSKMSMCLEVNNLEDAIAHLTDLGYPPPGEIAIASHGREIYAYDPDGNRLILHQSHKG; encoded by the coding sequence ATGAGTTTTTCCTATCAGGATGCACTATTAACTATAGCAACCCTAAATCTAGATAAATTAGCCAATTTTTATACTAATTTATTGACACAAAAACCAATCACTTTTATACCAAATGTATATGCTGAGTTCCAACTTACTGGTATAAGAGTAGGGATTTTTCAGCCCAAAAAAACACACGAGTCTGAATTTCAACACTCAGCTACAAGTAAAATGAGTATGTGTTTAGAGGTAAATAACTTAGAAGACGCGATCGCCCACCTCACAGATTTAGGTTATCCCCCACCAGGAGAAATTGCGATCGCCTCCCACGGTAGGGAAATTTACGCCTATGACCCCGATGGTAATCGTCTGATTTTGCATCAAAGCCATAAGGGATAA